Within the Pedosphaera parvula Ellin514 genome, the region TCCGGCTTCAACTCGAATCGCAGCACTCGATTTGTATTGCTCTCCACCATGAACAAAAAATTTTCATCCACGCTCAACGCCAGCCCGTTCGCATAGCCAAACGGTCCTCCGATCACCCGCCCCTTGCCATCCGGAGTAAATCGCAGCAAGTAACCGTTGTTCTTTCTCCAGTTCCCTGAATCGGTCACGTAATAATTTCCAGCTGAATCGAAAACACCGTAATTGGGACAGATCATCTTGTGCTCACCGGCATGCGTCGCAAAAACACTCACCTCACCGGAACCGTCCACCTTCACCACTCCCAATGCTGGACAACAAACGAACAACACATCCAAAAGAGAAAATGCCAGGCCGCCGCAGAAGGCCCCCAAGTTCGCAACTGTCGTCAACTTGCCCTCGGGATCAATGCGATAAATCTGCCCCGCTTCACCTCCCGCCCATAAAAAACCCTGACGATCAAACGCCAGGCACTCGGGATGATCCAGCCCCGTCGCAAATATTTTGAATGATTCAATCGGTATTTCTGGTTCCATGCTTAAACGTCCGCTTTCGTCCATTGATTATCGATTAGCCGCCACATATTCCGCACATTCTTATTTTTCAACTCTACGGGCAACGCGACTTCAGGAAAATTTTGAAAACAAATGGGCCGTGCAAATCTCTTGATCGCCTGCGTTCCCACCGACGTAGACCGCACGTCCGTGGTCGCCGGATACGGTCCGCCATGTTGCATCGAGGGACAAACTTCCACGCCGGTTGGAAAACCATTGAACACCAACCGCCCCACCTTTTGCTGCAGGATGGCAATCAAGTTGCCATATTGTGTCAAATCTACTTCCGTCCCATGAACGGTCGCGGTGAGCTGCCCCGGCATGTTTCGCGCCACTTCTTCCATTTGCTCAACCGAATCGCTCTCCACCAGCAGCGTGGATGGCCCAAACAATTCTTCGCGCAAAACTTCCTGGCTCAAAAAACTCTTCGCGTCTGTCGCAAATACCATCGCACTCGCCCGCCCATCCTGTTCCGTTGCCGATTCCCCCAGCACCCTCACGTGCGCCGTCTGCGTCACCTTTTCACTGCCCTTTTGAAACTTTTCCAAAATGCCTTTATGCAGCATGGTGCCCGGAGTAACCGTCGACGCCAACTCTCCCAACTTTTCAGCAAACAATTTGAGCTGCTCATCTCGCAAGCCAAACACCAATCCCGGATTGGTGCAGAATTGTCCCACACCCACCGTTACGGATTGCACCAATCCTTCCGCGATCGTCACCCCGCTTTTCTTCAAAGCTCCCGGCAGAACAAACACTGGGTTGGTGCTGCCCATCTCCGCATATACAGGTATTGGCTCTGGCCGTGCCGCCGCCGCATTGAATAACGCGCGTCCTCCACTTAATGAACCGGTAAAACCCACCGCCTTCGCCGCCGGATGCTTCACCAACTCGAGACTAATCTCGTAGCTCAATCCATGCACCATCGAGAATACTCCCGCCGGCATCCCCGTGGCTTCTGCCGCGGCCACAATGGCTCGCGCCACCATCTCCGACGTGCCCGGATGCGCGGGATGCGCCTTCACGATCACAGGGTTTCCTGACGCCAATGCCGACGCCGTATCTCCCCCTGCCACCGAATAAGCCAACGGAAAATTACTCGCGCCAAATACAATCACCGGCCCTAGCGGAATCAACATTCTTCTCAGATCAGGCTTTGGCAGCGGCTTTCGATCCGGCAAGGCCTTGTCAATCGATGCCTCCACCCACGATCCTTCACGCACCACCTCCGCGAACATCTTCATCTGCCCCACCGTTCGCGCCCGCTCACCAATGAGCCGCGCTTCGGGCAGTGCTGTCTCCTGGCTGGCGCGTTGGATCAACTCATCCCCCAACTTCATGATCTCTTCCGCAATGCGCTCCAAAAAACTCGCAATCTTTTCCGCCGGCAACCTGCGGTAGTCTTCAAAAGCCTTGGCTGCCGTTGCCAGCGCCTCATTCACTTCCGCCTGGGTGGCTTGGTGAAACGTCGGTTGCAGATTTTCACCCGTCGAAGCATTAACCCCGGTAAAAGTCTCCTTCCCCATGGCAGATATCTTGCCACCAATAATATTTTTCCCGTGCAGTTCCATAGCCATAATTTGTTCGGACAAAAACCATGTCCCCTCCCTATTGGATAATCAAGCTTTCCTTCAGGAACAAGGCTGTCGCATATAACTTTGTTAATTTGAGTTGAGGTTCTATCATTAACACCGCGGCTTCAGCCATTAGTATCTACGCAAGCTGCAAAACTGCTTGGCAACTCCCGATACAACTGATCCCTCCCGGTTAAGAACGTCCACGACGGCAACCTGCGCCAGGGAGCCAATTGAACCAATCATCGCGAACCGTGCTCCCTTTCTCCTTTCGCAAAACAGTTAACCACCCCTTGTAAATCAAACTCTCCAGACGCACTCCAACCCAACCCGCAATCTCCGAAGGTCCGTAGGACCGCTGGAGTTTGGCCCCCCTTTCTTCATCTGATGGAGGAGAAGAGGGCTGATTGGAGTGGCAGATCGTATTTTCTGCCGTTCTGCTCTGGAGATGGTCGGGAGGAGAGTGGCTGAAAATGGGGGCGCACTGCCGAGGCCCAGAGTTCATAGCGGAGCTGGTTCCTCAGGTCATTGGTGCTCGCGCGCCGCTTGGCCTTGCGTTTGTCCCAGCGGGGACTTTGAAAGCTCTCCGGCTTGCCTTCCATGCCATACGCCTTGAGTGCCGCCAGGAGCAGAACCGCATAGGCCGCCACCGCCAGTGCCGGCGCGTTCTGGTTGGAGGCTTCGGTGCGCACCTGTGCCTGGCCCACCCCCAGGATCGTTTTCTCATCCCGGAAGTTGACCTCGATGTCCCAGCGCCAGAGGTCATATTGGAGAACTTTCTCCAGGGGCAGGTCCGGGTCTGTGCAGAGGAAAAAGGCGGGCTTGCGGCGGTCGGTTTTGGTTTTGGTCAGGTGGTAGCGCACC harbors:
- a CDS encoding aldehyde dehydrogenase (NADP(+)); translated protein: MAMELHGKNIIGGKISAMGKETFTGVNASTGENLQPTFHQATQAEVNEALATAAKAFEDYRRLPAEKIASFLERIAEEIMKLGDELIQRASQETALPEARLIGERARTVGQMKMFAEVVREGSWVEASIDKALPDRKPLPKPDLRRMLIPLGPVIVFGASNFPLAYSVAGGDTASALASGNPVIVKAHPAHPGTSEMVARAIVAAAEATGMPAGVFSMVHGLSYEISLELVKHPAAKAVGFTGSLSGGRALFNAAAARPEPIPVYAEMGSTNPVFVLPGALKKSGVTIAEGLVQSVTVGVGQFCTNPGLVFGLRDEQLKLFAEKLGELASTVTPGTMLHKGILEKFQKGSEKVTQTAHVRVLGESATEQDGRASAMVFATDAKSFLSQEVLREELFGPSTLLVESDSVEQMEEVARNMPGQLTATVHGTEVDLTQYGNLIAILQQKVGRLVFNGFPTGVEVCPSMQHGGPYPATTDVRSTSVGTQAIKRFARPICFQNFPEVALPVELKNKNVRNMWRLIDNQWTKADV
- a CDS encoding SMP-30/gluconolactonase/LRE family protein, which translates into the protein MEPEIPIESFKIFATGLDHPECLAFDRQGFLWAGGEAGQIYRIDPEGKLTTVANLGAFCGGLAFSLLDVLFVCCPALGVVKVDGSGEVSVFATHAGEHKMICPNYGVFDSAGNYYVTDSGNWRKNNGYLLRFTPDGKGRVIGGPFGYANGLALSVDENFLFMVESNTNRVLRFELKPDGLAGEPEVYAEECGRFPDGLTLDAEGNLYVSCYASDDIHRITPMREKTLFAWDPFAILLGSPTNMAFGGPDFDVLYVANLARTTITRVPMGRQGQLLANQRVKTKLRPRPSPI